A window of Candidatus Saccharibacteria bacterium contains these coding sequences:
- the groL gene encoding chaperonin GroEL (60 kDa chaperone family; promotes refolding of misfolded polypeptides especially under stressful conditions; forms two stacked rings of heptamers to form a barrel-shaped 14mer; ends can be capped by GroES; misfolded proteins enter the barrel where they are refolded when GroES binds): protein MAKKVFYDDEARRRVLGGAKALYDAVKVTMGPRGRNVVISKSYGNPTVTHDGVTVAKGVDLPEDDDETLGYKVGAELIKQAANKMNDVAGDGTTTVTVLTYNILNEANRLIAAGHNPMELRKGVEAAGAEVLSALEKLAEDIGSKKGRVAEVATISAGDAEIGELIADVIAKVGKEGVVTVEEGQSLKMEAEVVEGFTMDRGFISAYMVTDSNRMEAVYDKPAIVITDKKVASIQDFLPILEKLAQAGKKDLVLIAEDVEGEALGTLVLNRLKGVFNTVAIKAPAFGDRRKEVLQDLAVLTGATVITDDQGITFENADLGVVGTARKVIVRKDETTIIEGAGKSKDLDARVTQIKAQAANATSEYDKEQLEKRAAALGGKVAVIKVGGATETEIEEKKFRVDDAVAATKAALAEGIVAGGGVTLVNLAGKLKTDNTSSYEAGRGLVKSALQAPFIQLMDNAGKNSAALLAKLLESKDGMGFNVNDAEDKLVDMKAKGVVDPVRVTKEAVQNAVSIAATAMTMGALVVEIPEKEAPAAGGMPGGMGMM from the coding sequence ATGGCAAAGAAAGTATTTTATGACGATGAGGCCCGCCGCCGCGTACTCGGCGGAGCCAAGGCACTGTATGACGCCGTCAAGGTGACGATGGGCCCGCGCGGCCGCAACGTCGTCATCAGCAAGAGCTACGGCAACCCGACGGTCACCCATGACGGCGTGACGGTCGCCAAAGGTGTCGACCTGCCCGAGGACGATGACGAGACCCTGGGCTACAAAGTGGGCGCCGAGCTGATCAAGCAGGCCGCCAATAAGATGAACGACGTCGCCGGCGACGGCACGACCACTGTCACGGTTCTGACCTATAATATTTTAAATGAAGCCAACCGCCTGATTGCCGCCGGCCACAACCCGATGGAGCTGCGCAAGGGCGTCGAGGCTGCCGGTGCCGAGGTGCTGAGCGCCTTGGAGAAGCTGGCTGAAGACATCGGCAGCAAGAAGGGACGTGTTGCGGAAGTTGCAACGATTTCGGCCGGTGACGCTGAAATCGGTGAGTTAATCGCCGACGTCATCGCCAAAGTCGGTAAAGAAGGTGTGGTAACGGTTGAGGAAGGCCAGAGCCTGAAGATGGAAGCCGAGGTGGTGGAAGGCTTTACCATGGACCGCGGTTTCATCAGCGCCTATATGGTGACCGACTCCAACCGCATGGAAGCCGTCTACGACAAGCCGGCCATCGTCATTACTGACAAGAAGGTAGCCAGCATCCAGGACTTCCTGCCGATTCTCGAGAAGCTGGCCCAGGCCGGCAAGAAGGACCTGGTCCTGATCGCCGAGGACGTCGAGGGTGAAGCACTTGGTACGCTGGTACTGAACCGCCTCAAGGGTGTCTTCAATACGGTGGCCATCAAGGCGCCTGCCTTCGGTGACCGCCGCAAGGAAGTGCTGCAGGACCTGGCTGTGCTGACCGGTGCGACGGTCATCACCGATGACCAGGGCATCACTTTTGAAAACGCCGACCTTGGTGTGGTCGGTACGGCCCGCAAGGTGATTGTCCGCAAAGACGAGACTACTATCATCGAAGGCGCTGGCAAGAGCAAGGATCTTGACGCCCGCGTCACCCAGATCAAGGCGCAGGCCGCCAACGCCACTAGTGAATACGACAAGGAACAATTGGAGAAGCGCGCCGCTGCCCTGGGTGGCAAGGTTGCCGTCATCAAGGTCGGTGGTGCTACTGAGACCGAGATTGAAGAGAAGAAGTTCCGCGTTGATGACGCCGTCGCCGCCACGAAGGCCGCGCTGGCCGAAGGTATCGTCGCCGGTGGTGGCGTCACCCTGGTCAACCTGGCCGGTAAGCTCAAGACTGACAACACCTCTTCGTACGAGGCTGGCCGCGGCTTGGTCAAGAGCGCACTGCAGGCCCCGTTCATCCAGCTGATGGACAATGCCGGCAAGAACTCGGCAGCACTGCTGGCCAAGCTGCTGGAATCCAAAGACGGCATGGGCTTCAATGTCAATGACGCCGAGGATAAGCTGGTCGACATGAAAGCCAAGGGTGTCGTCGATCCGGTCCGTGTTACCAAGGAGGCTGTACAGAACGCTGTTTCTATCGCCGCTACGGCTATGACCATGGGTGCCTTGGTCGTAGAAATCCCAGAGAAGGAAGCGCCAGCTGCCGGCGGTATGCCGGGCGGCATGGGTATGATGTAA
- a CDS encoding co-chaperone GroES: MSVPLKPLADRVVAVKEEVKSKTAAGLLLPDSAKEKSTLAVVQAVGPDVKEIKVGDKIVFKEYSVTELKVNGTEYLIVKEEDVLATA, from the coding sequence ATGAGCGTACCACTCAAACCGCTTGCCGACAGGGTTGTCGCAGTCAAGGAAGAAGTAAAAAGCAAGACTGCCGCCGGTCTGCTGCTGCCTGATAGCGCCAAAGAAAAGTCGACATTGGCGGTTGTTCAGGCTGTCGGTCCTGATGTCAAGGAGATCAAGGTCGGCGACAAGATAGTTTTTAAAGAATACAGCGTCACGGAGCTGAAGGTCAACGGAACCGAATACCTGATTGTCAAGGAAGAAGACGTCCTGGCGACCGCCTAG
- the manB gene encoding phosphomannomutase/phosphoglucomutase (converts mannose-6-phosphate to mannose-1-phosphate; the resulting product is then converted to GDP-mannose by ManC which is then used in the synthesis of mannose-containing glycoconjugates that are important for mediating entry into host cells) produces MNEAIFKAYDVRGKVGSELNADSCERIGKAFADWLPTEGVVAVGYDMRPDSRQLAEAVSEGLRLQGREVWSIGQVASDMLYFTVGHFNLAGGAMITASHNPGEYNGIKFCREQARGVGIETGLAEIRDLAIANDFAPSLDKASLTEKDVMEDWVKHALGFVNVADWPAYKIAVDAGNGMAGAVMPHLVKHLPEHLSVEAMYWELDGTFPNHLANPLDERTLVDLQAKIRADGLDFGIAFDGDGDRAVLIDETGAPISGTVMTAILAKYFLVKNPGASILYNAICGRIVGETIAQGGGQGHRTKVGHSYIKAEMRKHDAVFAGEHSGHYYFRDNFSADSGLIAALVAVQVLTESGKKLSELVSEFQTYVSINETNFEVTDKEGTIARLKGQFNDGEQDDLDGLTVNYADSWFNVRASNTEPLLRLNAEAKDEATLQELVERVKAIITA; encoded by the coding sequence ATGAATGAAGCAATCTTTAAAGCCTATGATGTCCGCGGCAAGGTGGGATCAGAGCTGAACGCCGACAGCTGTGAGCGCATCGGCAAAGCCTTTGCCGACTGGCTGCCGACGGAAGGTGTCGTGGCGGTCGGCTACGACATGCGCCCGGATTCCCGCCAGCTGGCCGAAGCGGTCAGCGAAGGCCTGCGTCTGCAAGGCCGCGAAGTCTGGTCTATCGGCCAGGTCGCCAGCGACATGCTCTATTTCACGGTCGGTCACTTTAACCTGGCCGGCGGCGCCATGATTACGGCCAGCCACAACCCGGGCGAGTATAACGGTATTAAGTTCTGCCGCGAGCAGGCCCGCGGGGTCGGCATCGAGACCGGCCTGGCAGAGATCCGTGACCTGGCCATCGCCAATGATTTCGCCCCGTCGCTCGATAAGGCCAGCCTGACTGAGAAGGACGTCATGGAAGACTGGGTCAAACACGCTCTGGGCTTCGTGAACGTTGCCGACTGGCCTGCCTACAAGATCGCCGTCGATGCCGGCAACGGCATGGCCGGTGCGGTCATGCCGCATCTGGTGAAGCACCTGCCGGAGCACCTGTCGGTCGAGGCGATGTACTGGGAACTGGACGGCACTTTCCCGAACCACCTGGCCAACCCGCTGGACGAGCGGACGCTGGTAGACCTGCAGGCCAAGATCCGCGCGGATGGCCTGGACTTCGGTATCGCCTTCGATGGCGATGGTGACCGGGCTGTCCTGATTGACGAGACCGGCGCGCCTATCAGCGGCACGGTCATGACGGCTATCCTGGCCAAGTATTTCCTGGTCAAGAACCCCGGCGCCAGTATTCTCTACAACGCTATCTGCGGCCGCATCGTCGGCGAGACGATTGCGCAGGGTGGCGGCCAGGGCCACCGCACCAAGGTCGGCCACAGCTACATCAAGGCTGAAATGCGCAAGCACGACGCCGTCTTTGCCGGCGAGCACTCAGGGCACTACTACTTCCGCGATAATTTTTCAGCCGACTCCGGCCTGATTGCCGCCCTGGTGGCCGTGCAGGTACTGACGGAAAGCGGCAAGAAGTTGAGCGAGCTGGTATCTGAGTTCCAGACCTACGTCTCTATCAACGAGACGAACTTTGAAGTAACGGACAAAGAGGGGACGATTGCCCGCCTAAAGGGTCAGTTCAACGACGGCGAGCAGGATGACCTTGACGGCCTGACGGTCAACTACGCCGACAGCTGGTTTAATGTCCGCGCCAGCAACACTGAGCCGCTGCTGCGCCTCAACGCCGAAGCGAAGGATGAAGCCACGCTGCAGGAGCTGGTGGAGCGGGTGAAGGCGATAATTACCGCGTAG
- a CDS encoding peptidoglycan bridge formation glycyltransferase FemA/FemB family protein, with translation MNPHFLQTSAWKHFQEALGRTTFEASGDGWHYMAVLEPGRFSRLYCPYGPTADSAASFKAALASLKVLAKKQGVHFIRIEPMAPLSPAALRRFGAVRARHSIQPQHTWCVDLTINEEDLLKNMNGNTRRFWQRGKEKYDISFRSSDDPADIEIFLDCIREVADRTGMRPHDDDYFRLQARTLLPLGAARLFITSVDGRPAAAILAYDTPTTRYYAHAAAHYEFHVQNVATVGIIFAMLEAKREGKTTFDLYGVAPPDAPADHPWQGFSRFKRTFGGAGVDYLGAWEIPVKPYWHRAYRLAGKAVAAKQALRRKLRRS, from the coding sequence ATGAATCCCCACTTCCTCCAGACCAGCGCCTGGAAACACTTTCAGGAGGCACTCGGCCGCACCACCTTCGAGGCCAGCGGTGATGGCTGGCATTATATGGCCGTGCTTGAGCCGGGCCGTTTCAGCCGGCTCTACTGCCCGTACGGCCCTACCGCCGACAGCGCCGCCAGCTTCAAGGCTGCCCTTGCCTCCCTCAAGGTGCTTGCCAAGAAACAAGGCGTCCATTTTATCCGCATCGAGCCGATGGCACCGCTCAGCCCGGCTGCATTGCGGCGTTTTGGCGCCGTCCGTGCCCGGCACTCCATCCAGCCGCAGCACACCTGGTGCGTCGACCTGACCATCAACGAAGAAGACCTGCTGAAGAACATGAACGGCAACACCCGCCGTTTCTGGCAGCGCGGCAAAGAAAAGTACGACATCAGTTTCCGCAGCAGCGACGACCCGGCCGATATCGAGATATTCCTGGACTGCATCCGCGAAGTCGCCGATCGTACCGGCATGCGCCCGCATGACGATGATTACTTCCGCCTGCAGGCGCGTACCCTGCTGCCCCTTGGCGCCGCCCGCCTGTTCATCACCAGCGTCGATGGCCGGCCGGCCGCCGCCATCCTGGCCTACGACACCCCCACCACCCGTTATTACGCACATGCCGCCGCCCACTATGAGTTCCATGTGCAGAACGTGGCAACCGTCGGTATCATCTTTGCCATGCTGGAAGCCAAGCGCGAGGGCAAGACCACCTTCGACCTGTACGGCGTCGCCCCGCCCGACGCTCCGGCCGACCATCCCTGGCAGGGTTTTTCGCGTTTCAAGCGGACCTTCGGAGGCGCCGGCGTCGATTATCTTGGCGCCTGGGAGATACCCGTCAAGCCGTACTGGCACCGGGCATACCGGCTGGCTGGCAAGGCAGTCGCCGCCAAGCAGGCGCTACGCAGAAAACTGCGCCGTTCGTAA
- a CDS encoding UDP-N-acetylmuramoyl-L-alanyl-D-glutamate--2,6-diaminopimelate ligase yields the protein MEKAKRVAKKVLPGSAKQRVGNLYHLGVAVAANVRYGQPSKGMKVVMITGTNGKTTTAAMLASILRAAGLKVGVISTAFFEINGKQFINDQNATAIHPMLLQQKLAEMKKHGIDVLILEVTSHALMQYRVWGIPCEVAIMTNLTQDHLDYHGSMEKYAAAKAKLFKRKPRFIVLNHDDEWFDYYDQFPPGEQTITYGTHPDADARLVGARMHRQGSRASVEIDHTNKLDLVLHMPGKFNVYNALAAASAAYVLHVKTKDIEAGIEAIEGVPGRQQKVEAGQPFEVIIDYAHTPDAFTQLLGSLRQLNKKKIHLVFGATGDRDKTKRAIMGGIAAEYADRLYLTDEENYTEDAATIRTMVMEGISKAGAEERTQEIPDRREAIAAALATARRGDMVVITGMGHEQFRIINGEKVPWNDADVVRELLEK from the coding sequence ATGGAAAAAGCTAAACGCGTTGCCAAGAAAGTCCTGCCGGGCAGCGCTAAGCAGCGGGTGGGCAATCTGTATCATCTGGGAGTGGCGGTCGCGGCTAATGTTCGCTATGGTCAGCCCTCCAAGGGCATGAAGGTGGTCATGATCACCGGCACCAACGGCAAGACGACCACGGCCGCCATGCTGGCCAGCATTCTGCGCGCGGCCGGGCTGAAGGTCGGCGTCATCAGCACCGCCTTCTTTGAAATCAACGGCAAGCAGTTTATCAACGACCAGAACGCCACAGCCATCCACCCGATGCTGTTGCAGCAGAAACTGGCCGAGATGAAGAAGCACGGCATCGACGTACTGATTCTGGAAGTTACCAGCCACGCCCTGATGCAATACCGCGTCTGGGGCATCCCCTGTGAGGTGGCCATCATGACGAACCTGACGCAGGATCACCTGGATTATCACGGCTCAATGGAGAAGTACGCCGCCGCCAAAGCCAAGCTCTTTAAGCGCAAGCCCCGCTTCATTGTCCTGAACCACGACGATGAATGGTTTGATTATTACGACCAGTTCCCGCCGGGCGAACAGACGATCACCTATGGCACGCACCCCGATGCCGACGCCCGCCTGGTCGGTGCCCGCATGCACCGGCAGGGGAGTCGCGCCAGTGTCGAGATTGACCACACGAACAAATTGGATCTGGTGTTGCATATGCCGGGCAAGTTTAATGTCTATAATGCCCTTGCTGCCGCCAGCGCCGCCTATGTCCTTCACGTGAAAACCAAAGACATCGAAGCGGGCATTGAGGCCATCGAAGGCGTACCGGGCCGCCAGCAGAAGGTGGAGGCCGGCCAGCCGTTCGAGGTCATCATCGATTATGCGCACACCCCGGATGCTTTCACCCAGCTCCTCGGTTCTCTCCGCCAGCTGAATAAGAAAAAGATCCATCTGGTCTTCGGCGCCACTGGCGACCGAGACAAGACGAAGCGCGCCATCATGGGTGGCATCGCCGCCGAATACGCCGACAGGTTGTACCTGACGGACGAAGAAAACTACACGGAAGATGCCGCCACTATCCGCACTATGGTCATGGAGGGCATCAGCAAGGCCGGGGCAGAGGAGCGCACGCAGGAAATTCCAGACCGGCGCGAAGCTATCGCTGCCGCCCTGGCTACTGCCCGCCGTGGCGACATGGTGGTTATTACCGGCATGGGGCACGAACAGTTCCGTATCATCAACGGCGAGAAGGTGCCGTGGAACGATGCGGATGTCGTACGGGAGCTACTCGAAAAGTAA
- a CDS encoding DUF2690 domain-containing protein translates to MNMQYTGSLALRTAGVLVSVLGMVLALAAGASAAELGTTHNGIAGAAFMVRANAPACHGAGCDGLSPEATGCGRDAVTLRAGHARIFRAGGTGLSMGTVVGAVELRSSAACGTYWARFRINGVAPCKGVDVRLIAYPSGAQPRREQVLRLTGHQVGHGTGGWRYTAMLHSPGSVVNAHADGVDDVVEGVTEVVGI, encoded by the coding sequence ATGAACATGCAGTATACGGGCAGCCTGGCGCTCCGGACGGCCGGGGTGCTCGTTTCGGTACTGGGCATGGTGCTGGCACTGGCCGCCGGCGCCTCGGCCGCCGAACTCGGTACTACGCATAATGGGATCGCCGGCGCCGCCTTCATGGTCCGCGCCAATGCTCCCGCCTGCCATGGTGCCGGGTGCGACGGGCTGAGCCCCGAGGCGACCGGCTGCGGCCGTGACGCCGTCACCCTGCGGGCCGGACACGCCAGGATATTCCGGGCAGGTGGCACCGGCCTGTCCATGGGTACCGTCGTCGGGGCCGTTGAGCTGCGCAGCTCGGCTGCGTGCGGGACGTACTGGGCCCGCTTCAGGATCAATGGCGTCGCACCCTGCAAGGGCGTCGACGTGCGCCTGATCGCCTACCCTAGCGGCGCCCAGCCCCGTCGAGAACAGGTATTGCGTCTGACCGGCCATCAGGTCGGGCATGGCACCGGTGGCTGGCGCTACACCGCCATGCTTCACAGTCCCGGCAGCGTGGTCAATGCGCATGCCGATGGCGTGGATGATGTGGTTGAGGGCGTTACTGAAGTGGTAGGTATCTAG
- a CDS encoding DUF2690 domain-containing protein, translated as MIATITALVRACRGPLLTLVLALGMSLLGGMPASASTDGNVPQTEKASFPLAQNHQVVASSVSVNDAGCSGHDCTGLDPEKTGCASDAVTQASGPVRTVNPQPGGPAVVVGTVELRHSPGCDASWARLRLDGGAPKWAIHLRIHAYSPNSTWATEKELVIAAADVARGGNWYTVMLHTDGATVYGHADGRANRIGGTTSSG; from the coding sequence ATGATCGCCACGATCACCGCCCTGGTGCGCGCCTGCCGCGGACCGCTGCTCACCCTGGTCCTCGCGCTGGGTATGAGCCTGCTGGGAGGCATGCCAGCCTCCGCCAGCACCGACGGCAACGTGCCGCAGACCGAGAAGGCCAGCTTCCCGCTGGCCCAGAACCACCAGGTGGTGGCCAGCTCGGTCTCGGTCAACGACGCCGGCTGCAGCGGTCACGACTGCACCGGGCTCGATCCCGAGAAGACCGGCTGCGCCAGTGATGCCGTCACGCAGGCCTCCGGGCCGGTGCGGACGGTGAACCCCCAGCCCGGCGGGCCGGCCGTCGTCGTCGGCACCGTCGAGCTGCGCCACTCGCCCGGCTGCGACGCCTCCTGGGCCCGTCTCCGACTGGACGGCGGGGCGCCCAAGTGGGCCATCCACCTGCGCATTCACGCCTACTCGCCCAACAGCACGTGGGCGACCGAGAAGGAGCTGGTGATCGCCGCGGCGGACGTCGCCCGGGGCGGCAACTGGTACACCGTGATGCTGCACACGGACGGCGCGACCGTCTACGGCCACGCCGACGGCCGGGCCAACCGGATCGGCGGCACCACCAGCAGCGGCTGA
- the tsaD gene encoding tRNA (adenosine(37)-N6)-threonylcarbamoyltransferase complex transferase subunit TsaD, producing the protein MKILGIETSCDETSAAIVEDGRRLLCNVVNTQIDIHKVYGGVVPEIAARSHLEVMIPVVEEAFSRANCSWDDIDAIAITYAPGLIGSLLVGTLTARLLAITKQKPLFPIHHVEAHVYANYLVETSGESVADYKLPAEQPRFPMLALIVSGGHSQLALFRDHGDYTLLGQTQDDAVGEAFDKVAKIIGLPYPGGPSIAKAATLGDPYAFKLPKAKLQGAYDFSFSGLKTAVLRAIQAHVGVGYDFPSFQLAERLDEATRHNMAASFQRIAVETLVDKAFKAYQDYSPASVVIAGGVAANQELRRQLAERLPIPIEYPDIRLCTDNAAMIATLGYYRAQRQQPVDPLVLEVAPSLSM; encoded by the coding sequence GTGAAAATACTAGGAATCGAAACCAGCTGCGACGAAACATCCGCCGCCATCGTCGAGGATGGCCGCCGGCTGCTGTGCAATGTCGTCAATACGCAGATTGATATTCATAAGGTGTATGGCGGCGTTGTGCCAGAGATTGCTGCCCGCTCGCATTTGGAAGTGATGATCCCGGTGGTCGAAGAGGCCTTTTCACGTGCAAACTGCAGCTGGGACGACATCGATGCCATCGCCATCACCTATGCGCCCGGCCTGATCGGCAGCCTGTTGGTAGGCACCCTGACCGCGCGCCTGCTGGCCATCACCAAGCAAAAGCCGCTCTTCCCCATCCATCATGTGGAGGCGCATGTCTATGCCAATTACCTGGTGGAGACCAGTGGCGAATCAGTGGCGGATTACAAGCTGCCCGCAGAACAGCCCCGCTTCCCCATGCTGGCGCTCATCGTCAGCGGCGGCCACTCCCAGCTGGCCCTCTTCCGCGACCACGGCGACTACACCCTGCTGGGTCAGACCCAGGACGACGCCGTCGGCGAAGCCTTTGACAAAGTTGCCAAGATCATCGGGCTCCCCTACCCCGGCGGCCCTTCCATTGCCAAAGCGGCAACGCTTGGCGACCCGTACGCTTTCAAGCTTCCCAAGGCCAAGCTGCAAGGCGCATACGATTTTAGCTTCTCAGGCCTCAAGACAGCCGTTCTCAGGGCGATTCAGGCGCATGTGGGCGTCGGGTACGATTTTCCCTCCTTCCAGCTCGCAGAGCGCTTAGATGAGGCCACACGCCACAATATGGCCGCCAGCTTCCAACGGATTGCCGTGGAGACGCTGGTTGATAAGGCGTTCAAAGCTTACCAGGACTACTCGCCCGCCTCAGTGGTGATTGCCGGTGGCGTAGCCGCCAACCAGGAGTTGCGGCGGCAGTTGGCCGAACGCCTACCCATCCCTATCGAGTATCCCGATATCCGGCTCTGCACCGATAATGCCGCCATGATTGCTACGCTGGGATATTACCGGGCGCAGCGGCAACAGCCGGTAGATCCGTTGGTGCTGGAGGTGGCGCCAAGCCTCTCAATGTAG